In Natronomonas halophila, one DNA window encodes the following:
- a CDS encoding flippase — MNGTARLFRRFLSLLGPKVLATLIAVISTPIIVRLLGPGNYGDYAVLLSIYSLYMIPISAAITEGVQKFVAEERDEDGWVERVIQFYLVLAFCMAVLGVIVLVTFTSLGFAALFGEGFTTYFYVLAGFVFVGQFRGLSMHTVLGFGLEHIKGPLGVLKKTVTVGLGIGLVLAGFSVFGMLVGHIVANALVALIAGTVILRRISIRRLFTLPGRVPYREFLSFNGLNIVLVLLVMSLFHVDVVMVRTLVGDEATGYYKAALSLAEYIWIVPILLQTLLLHSSSNLWSEDKREQITELSGRITRYTALLVVLMAIGLATLADRVVPLYYGDPFTVATVPLLLLLPGAVGFAVARPLQAICQGSGELKTLIAAVSIAALLNVALNATLIPRFGMNGAAVATSIAYGSMFGLLVWAARRIGYDPLVDIRPVRIGATAVTAGLLIFAVDSLITSDVLALVVVPVVGAAGYGGAAILTGALDVDEIVGILDQLPIPYEFAVDSGG; from the coding sequence ATGAACGGGACCGCACGGCTCTTCCGTCGGTTCCTCTCGCTGCTGGGGCCGAAGGTGCTGGCGACCCTTATCGCCGTGATTTCGACGCCGATTATCGTCCGCCTGCTTGGCCCCGGCAACTACGGCGACTACGCCGTGTTGCTCTCGATTTACTCGCTGTATATGATTCCCATCAGCGCGGCCATCACCGAGGGAGTACAGAAGTTCGTCGCCGAGGAACGCGACGAGGATGGGTGGGTCGAACGCGTCATCCAGTTTTACCTCGTGTTGGCGTTCTGTATGGCGGTTCTCGGCGTCATCGTCCTCGTGACGTTCACCAGCCTCGGCTTCGCGGCCCTCTTCGGGGAGGGCTTTACCACCTACTTCTACGTGCTCGCCGGGTTCGTCTTCGTCGGCCAGTTCCGCGGCCTCTCGATGCACACCGTCCTCGGGTTCGGCCTCGAACACATCAAGGGCCCACTCGGCGTCCTCAAGAAGACGGTCACGGTCGGGCTGGGCATCGGCCTCGTTCTCGCCGGCTTCAGCGTGTTCGGCATGCTCGTCGGCCACATCGTCGCCAACGCCCTCGTCGCGCTCATCGCGGGCACTGTCATCCTTCGACGCATCTCGATTCGACGGCTGTTCACGTTGCCGGGGAGGGTGCCGTACCGGGAGTTTCTCTCCTTCAACGGCCTCAACATCGTGCTGGTCCTGCTGGTGATGTCGCTGTTCCACGTCGACGTCGTCATGGTCAGGACGCTCGTCGGCGACGAGGCGACCGGCTACTACAAGGCGGCGCTGTCGCTGGCGGAGTACATCTGGATCGTCCCCATCCTCCTGCAGACCCTCCTCCTCCATTCGAGTTCGAACCTCTGGAGCGAGGACAAACGGGAGCAGATAACCGAACTCTCCGGGCGAATCACCCGCTATACCGCCCTGCTAGTGGTTCTGATGGCCATCGGTCTCGCCACGCTCGCGGACCGCGTGGTGCCGCTGTACTACGGCGACCCGTTCACGGTGGCGACGGTGCCGCTTCTCCTGTTGCTTCCGGGGGCGGTCGGTTTCGCGGTCGCCCGCCCGCTACAGGCCATCTGTCAGGGCTCGGGAGAACTGAAGACGCTCATCGCCGCCGTCAGCATCGCCGCGTTGCTCAACGTCGCCCTGAACGCGACGCTCATCCCCCGATTCGGGATGAACGGCGCCGCAGTCGCCACCAGCATCGCCTACGGGTCGATGTTCGGGCTGCTCGTGTGGGCCGCCAGACGTATCGGCTACGACCCGCTCGTCGACATTCGGCCGGTCCGTATCGGCGCGACCGCCGTCACCGCCGGCCTGCTCATTTTCGCCGTCGATAGCCTGATTACGAGCGACGTTCTGGCACTCGTCGTCGTCCCGGTGGTCGGGGCCGCGGGATACGGCGGTGCCGCTATTTTGACCGGCGCCCTCGACGTCGACGAAATCGTCGGCATCCTCGACCAGTTGCCCATCCCCTACGAGTTCGCCGTCGATTCGGGTGGGTAG
- a CDS encoding ATP-grasp domain-containing protein, whose amino-acid sequence MSRNTSQSADGELTVLMTGAGAPGASGIVRSLRATDERDVRIVGVDMDSEAYGFALVDESYIVPAGTDEAYIPRMAEVADRVDADVILPLTTDEIEPLAANRDAFEATIMVSDPDVLDVANDKGKLYGFLAEEGFESAPAYHRVDTEAEFVAAVEELGYPERPVCFKPPVASGMRGFRVLDERTDRLTRLLEEKPNSAVTTLDEVLPVLSSAEEFPELAVMEYLPGEEYSVDVLAMGDSVGPVVPRSRSRTRAGITFEGTVEQREDLIAEAADISRSLGLEYNVNIQFKYDADGEPKVIEINPRVAGTIVMCVGAGANMPYLGVKHALGESLPAVDIAWGTHMVRYWQELFRSPDGRTFHVDSEPEEVHLTQ is encoded by the coding sequence ATGAGCCGAAACACATCACAATCGGCGGACGGCGAACTGACGGTCCTGATGACCGGCGCCGGCGCACCCGGCGCCTCCGGCATCGTCAGGAGCCTCCGGGCGACCGACGAACGGGACGTCCGAATCGTCGGCGTCGACATGGATTCGGAAGCCTACGGGTTCGCGCTCGTCGACGAGAGTTACATCGTTCCCGCAGGCACCGACGAGGCGTACATCCCCCGGATGGCCGAAGTCGCCGACCGGGTCGACGCCGACGTCATCCTCCCGCTGACGACGGACGAAATCGAGCCGCTCGCGGCCAACCGCGACGCCTTCGAGGCCACCATCATGGTCTCGGACCCCGATGTCCTCGACGTCGCTAACGACAAGGGGAAACTCTACGGGTTCCTCGCCGAGGAGGGCTTCGAGTCGGCGCCGGCCTACCACCGCGTCGACACCGAAGCCGAGTTCGTCGCGGCCGTCGAGGAACTCGGCTACCCCGAGCGGCCGGTCTGTTTCAAGCCGCCCGTCGCCAGCGGAATGCGCGGATTCCGCGTCCTCGACGAGCGGACCGACCGACTGACGCGCCTACTTGAGGAAAAGCCCAACAGCGCCGTCACGACGCTGGATGAGGTCCTGCCGGTCCTCTCGTCGGCCGAGGAGTTCCCGGAGTTGGCCGTCATGGAGTACCTGCCCGGCGAGGAATACAGCGTCGACGTCCTCGCGATGGGCGACAGCGTCGGCCCGGTCGTCCCGCGCTCCCGGTCGCGAACCCGCGCGGGCATCACTTTCGAGGGAACCGTCGAGCAGCGCGAGGACCTCATCGCCGAGGCCGCCGACATCAGTCGAAGTCTCGGCCTGGAGTACAACGTCAACATCCAGTTCAAGTACGACGCCGATGGCGAACCGAAAGTAATCGAAATCAACCCCCGCGTCGCCGGGACCATCGTCATGTGTGTCGGCGCCGGGGCGAACATGCCGTATCTCGGCGTGAAACACGCTCTCGGGGAGTCACTGCCGGCGGTCGATATCGCGTGGGGCACGCATATGGTCCGCTACTGGCAGGAACTCTTCCGGTCGCCCGATGGGCGAACGTTCCACGTCGATTCCGAACCCGAGGAGGTGCACCTGACACAATGA
- a CDS encoding polysaccharide deacetylase family protein → MGSVVFSIDAELGWGFHDYSNPPTDRIESARPGWKTLLEIFETYNVPATWAVVGHLLLEDCNGIHADHPAVDGWFARERGAWRDRRDLRFGPDLVEAIAEADAGHEIGCHSFSHVLFDDPRTTRDIARAELETAIEVARTFDIEYESFVFPRNAVGHRELLAETGFSCYRGAADPPESRLRRPLEKLLATIDPQRVELVEPTVDKHGLVDVPPSLFCFRFEGMPRAVVETLAEDPIVRQAKHAIDRASRTDGVFHAWLHPNNLQAERDARRMESIIAYAAEKQATSDLRIETMADVAERAQ, encoded by the coding sequence GTGGGGTCCGTCGTCTTCTCCATCGATGCGGAACTCGGCTGGGGTTTTCACGACTACTCCAACCCGCCGACCGACCGCATCGAATCCGCTCGTCCCGGATGGAAGACGCTCCTCGAAATCTTCGAAACGTACAACGTGCCCGCGACGTGGGCCGTCGTCGGCCATCTCCTTCTGGAGGACTGCAATGGCATCCACGCCGACCATCCGGCCGTCGACGGCTGGTTCGCCCGCGAGCGCGGCGCGTGGCGCGACCGGCGGGACCTCCGGTTCGGTCCCGACCTCGTCGAAGCCATCGCCGAAGCCGACGCCGGCCACGAAATCGGCTGCCATTCCTTCTCGCACGTTCTCTTCGACGACCCCCGAACCACCCGCGATATCGCGCGGGCCGAACTGGAAACCGCCATCGAGGTCGCCCGGACGTTCGACATCGAGTACGAATCGTTCGTCTTCCCGCGGAACGCGGTCGGCCACCGGGAGTTGCTCGCCGAAACCGGGTTTTCCTGTTATCGCGGGGCGGCCGACCCACCCGAGAGCCGCCTGCGCCGGCCCTTAGAGAAACTCTTGGCGACTATCGACCCCCAACGCGTCGAACTGGTCGAACCGACCGTGGACAAGCACGGCCTCGTAGACGTGCCGCCGTCGCTTTTCTGTTTCAGGTTCGAAGGAATGCCCCGCGCCGTCGTCGAGACGCTCGCCGAGGACCCCATCGTCCGGCAGGCCAAACACGCCATCGACCGTGCCAGCCGCACCGACGGGGTCTTCCACGCGTGGCTTCACCCGAACAACCTCCAGGCCGAGCGGGATGCCCGGCGGATGGAATCGATTATCGCATACGCGGCCGAAAAACAAGCGACGTCGGACCTGCGGATAGAGACGATGGCCGACGTCGCAGAACGGGCGCAGTAG
- a CDS encoding glycosyltransferase → MTISELADHDGDAAPQLSVVIIAYNEEDRIRECIESVFDACRDVDGFEVILVDSNSTDRTVEYATEYPITVLRIPSDDLTTPSAGRYVGTHVASAERILFVDGDMELTETWLPEAMAYLAAHDDVAAVEGCLNNSTQTGISEADKLGGAMLSDAEALDEIGGFDPYLRSNEDIDVGFRLRAAGYRLVRLPEVSVIHPEDDTISEPIRRWGHGYYIGQGQILRSRLDSPTILRWQLRRQRYKLGLLAWLSAGVVSLFVAPLLLLWTLLSLLGFGIVASRRGVMRSVTILTAKTLGIAGLFIGLTRPIPPAEEYPLSAVEVVATGRTLAGPARNGEGTGDEDGSPEGETTAGDEKYAAGNRDDDAGKSVDN, encoded by the coding sequence AAGACCGGATTCGAGAGTGCATCGAGTCCGTCTTCGATGCCTGTCGGGACGTCGATGGGTTCGAGGTCATCCTCGTCGATTCGAATTCGACCGACCGGACAGTTGAGTACGCGACGGAGTATCCGATTACGGTCCTTCGGATACCCTCCGATGACCTGACCACGCCCAGCGCGGGGCGCTACGTCGGCACACACGTTGCCAGCGCCGAGCGGATCCTCTTCGTCGATGGGGATATGGAGTTGACCGAGACGTGGCTCCCTGAGGCGATGGCATATCTGGCGGCCCACGATGACGTCGCTGCGGTCGAAGGCTGTCTCAATAACTCGACGCAGACGGGTATCTCGGAAGCCGACAAGCTCGGCGGTGCCATGCTCTCGGATGCCGAAGCCCTCGACGAGATCGGTGGGTTCGACCCGTACCTCCGCAGCAACGAGGATATCGACGTGGGGTTTCGACTCAGGGCGGCCGGCTATCGACTGGTTCGTCTCCCGGAGGTATCGGTGATACATCCCGAGGACGATACGATATCCGAACCCATCCGCCGCTGGGGGCATGGATACTACATCGGCCAGGGCCAGATACTTCGGAGCCGGCTCGATTCGCCAACGATACTGAGATGGCAACTCCGGCGGCAGCGGTACAAACTGGGGCTTCTGGCCTGGCTTTCTGCGGGTGTCGTTTCGCTGTTCGTCGCGCCGCTGCTGTTGCTGTGGACGCTACTGTCCCTGCTCGGATTCGGTATCGTCGCCTCCAGACGGGGGGTGATGCGGTCGGTTACCATCCTCACCGCGAAAACGCTCGGAATTGCTGGGCTGTTTATCGGCCTGACTCGACCGATACCGCCAGCCGAGGAATACCCGCTTTCGGCAGTCGAGGTGGTCGCAACTGGTCGGACGCTCGCGGGACCAGCGCGGAACGGGGAGGGAACCGGGGATGAGGACGGGTCCCCGGAAGGAGAAACGACTGCCGGGGACGAGAAATACGCCGCTGGAAACCGGGACGATGACGCCGGTAAATCGGTGGATAACTAA
- a CDS encoding HAD family hydrolase: MTIDAVCFDLDDTLYDYLRYAKAGLDEAGDYLEALTGRQYHAELYDIYFEDDLSEGTFDTLVDRHGLAPELVDELVEAYHGATDPLEPYPETESVLSELDGDYQLGCITDGREGHTKLRRLGIREYFDEVLVTPNLGRSKTDSTVFEHVLSNLSVSPRAAVYVGDDPRSDFRAPNDLGMTTVRVRRGRYTDIEPVDERSAPDHDIRHLNCLLDILATANHARQNQSLSKER; the protein is encoded by the coding sequence ATGACAATCGACGCCGTCTGTTTCGACCTCGACGACACGCTCTACGATTACCTTCGGTACGCGAAAGCCGGCCTCGACGAGGCCGGCGATTACCTCGAAGCGCTCACCGGTCGACAGTACCACGCGGAACTGTACGACATCTACTTCGAGGACGACCTCTCCGAGGGCACCTTCGATACGCTGGTCGACCGCCACGGCCTCGCACCGGAACTGGTCGACGAACTGGTCGAGGCCTACCACGGCGCCACCGACCCGCTCGAACCCTACCCCGAAACCGAGTCGGTGCTGTCCGAACTCGACGGGGACTACCAGCTCGGCTGTATCACCGACGGCCGGGAGGGCCACACGAAACTCCGTCGACTCGGCATTCGCGAGTACTTCGACGAGGTGCTCGTCACGCCGAACCTCGGTCGCTCGAAGACGGATTCGACCGTCTTCGAGCACGTCCTCTCGAATCTGTCGGTGTCTCCGCGGGCGGCCGTCTACGTCGGCGACGACCCGCGGAGCGACTTCCGCGCCCCCAACGACCTCGGGATGACGACAGTCCGGGTCCGCCGCGGCCGATACACCGACATCGAACCGGTCGACGAACGATCCGCTCCCGACCACGATATCCGGCATCTGAACTGCCTGCTGGATATCCTGGCCACGGCTAACCACGCGCGCCAAAACCAGAGCCTCTCGAAGGAACGGTGA